A genomic segment from Hippoglossus stenolepis isolate QCI-W04-F060 chromosome 3, HSTE1.2, whole genome shotgun sequence encodes:
- the card19 gene encoding caspase recruitment domain family, member 19 gives MGDSFHEQLLEDSSFLRSDRRLDTERVDKLILQLNRIYPQILSDKEATRFRNLDVPTSVRLGELLTDLQGKGEEACKEFYRALHLHVEELYYSLPTRLRLRDSLDPLAKPRVYQQRYDMNNRGPLFFLGCFSVAVGMALLYYYSEAKVSGGSRALGMAALGLKKNAQEVLIWYTEASRMI, from the exons ATGGGAG ACAGTTTTCacgagcagctgctggaggacagCTCCTTCCTCAGATCGGACCGCAGGCTGGACACTGAGCGGGTGGACAAGCTCATCCTGCAGCTCAACAGGATCTACCCCCAGATCCTCTCTGACAAGGAGGCCACCAGG TTCCGAAACTTGGACGTGCCCACCAGTGTCAGGCTGGGTGAGCTCCTGACAGACCTTCAGGGGAAAGGCGAGGAGGCCTGCAAGGAGTTTTACAGAGCCCTCCACCTGCATGTGGAGGAGTTGTACTACAGCTTGCCCACACGGCTCCGACTGAGAG ATTCATTGGATCCACTTGCAAAACCACGAGTCTACCAACAGAGATATGACATGAACAACAGAG GTCCCCTCTTCTTTCTGGGCTGTTTCAGTGTTGCCGTGGGAATGGCTTTACTGTATTACTACAGTG AAGCTAAAGTGTCCGGAGGCAGTCGGGCCCTGGGGATGGCTGCGCtgggtttgaaaaaaaatgctCAGGAGGTTCTTATTTGGTACACAGAAGCAAGCCGCATGATTTAG
- the ninj1 gene encoding ninjurin-1 — protein MATESLEMNGNADRNGEAEVPLRGRLRREEGPLNMNHYANKKSAAESMLDVALLMANASQLKAVMEQGSDFTFYVPLITLISISLILQILVGVMLIFIVKWNLNDQSMHYKLNIMENMATAFVFIIVVVNVFITAFGVQRPNTS, from the exons ATGGCCACGGAGAGTTTGGAAATGAACGGGAATGCCGATCGAAACGGAGAAGCCGAG gtgCCGCTGCGAGGCCGActgaggagggaagagggaccCCTGAACATGAACCACTACGCCAATAAGAAGAGTGCGGCAGAGAGCATGCTGGACGTGGCTCTGCTCATGGCTAACGCCTCCCAGCTGAAGGCCGTGATGGAGCAAGGATCAGACTTCACCTTCTATGTGCCCCTCATTACTCTCATCAGCATCTCTCTCATCCTACAAATCTTAGTGGGCGTTATGCTCATCTTCATAG TGAAGTGGAACCTGAACGATCAGAGCATGCACTACAAGCTGAACATCATGGAGAACATGGCCACGGCCTTCGTCTTCATTATAGTTGTCGTCAACGTCTTCATCACTGCGTTCGGTGTCCAGCGGCCCAACACAAGTTAA